Proteins encoded by one window of Anopheles maculipalpis chromosome 2RL, idAnoMacuDA_375_x, whole genome shotgun sequence:
- the LOC126568206 gene encoding tubulin beta-1 chain: MREIVHIQAGQCGNQIGAKFWEIISDEHGIDATGGYHGDSDLQLERINVYYNEASGGKYVPRAVLVDLEPGTMDSVRSGPFGQIFRPDNFVFGQSGAGNNWAKGHYTEGAELVDSVLDVVRKEAESCDCLQGFQLTHSLGGGTGSGMGTLLISKIREEYPDRIMNTYSVVPSPKVSDTVVEPYNATLSVHQLVENTDETYCIDNEALYDICFRTLKLTTPTYGDLNHLVSLTMSGVTTCLRFPGQLNADLRKLAVNMVPFPRLHFFMPGFAPLTSRGSQQYRALTVPELTQQMFDAKNMMAACDPRHGRYLTVAAVFRGRMSMKEVDEQMLNIQNKNSSYFVEWIPNNVKTAVCDIPPRGLKMSATFIGNSTAIQELFKRISEQFTAMFRRKAFLHWYTGEGMDEMEFTEAESNMNDLVSEYQQYQEATADEDAEFDEEQEAEVDEN; this comes from the exons ATGAGAGAAATCGTTCACATTCAGGCCGGCCAGTGCGGTAACCAGATTGGAGCTAAG TTCTGGGAAATTATCTCCGATGAGCACGGTATTGATGCGACCGGTGGATACCATGGCGATTCAGATCTGCAGCTAGAGCGCATCAACGTGTACTACAATGAAGCCTCCGGCGGCAAGTACGTGCCCCGTGCCGTACTGGTCGATCTGGAACCGGGCACCATGGATTCGGTCCGCTCGGGCCCATTCGGACAGATCTTCCGCCCGGACAACTTCGTGTTCGGACAGTCGGGCGCCGGTAACAACTGGGCCAAGGGTCACTACACCGAGGGTGCCGAACTGGTCGACTCCGTGCTGGATGTGGTGCGCAAAGAGGCGGAATCGTGCGACTGTCTGCAGGGTTTCCAGCTGACGCACTCGCTCGGTGGTGGTACCGGTTCCGGCATGGGCACGCTGCTGATCTCGAAAATCCGTGAGGAGTACCCGGACCGCATCATGAACACATACTCCGTCGTCCCATCGCCAAAGGTATCCGACACCGTCGTCGAGCCGTACAACGCTACCCTCTCCGTGCACCAGCTGGTCGAAAACACCGACGAGACGTACTGTATCGACAATGAAGCTCTCTATGACATCTGCTTCCGCACGCTGAAGCTGACCACGCCGACATACGGTGATCTGAACCATCTCGTCTCGCTGACCATGTCCGGCGTCACCACCTGCCTGCGGTTCCCGGGTCAGCTGAACGCTGATCTGCGCAAGCTGGCCGTCAACATGGTACCGTTCCCGCGTCTTCACTTCTTCATGCCCGGCTTCGCCCCGCTGACGTCCCGCGGCTCGCAACAGTACCGCGCCCTGACCGTGCCGGAGCTGACGCAACAGATGTTCGATGCGAAGAACATGATGGCGGCTTGTGATCCACGACATGGCCGTTACCTGACAGTTGCCGCCGTCTTCCGTGGCCGCATGTCGATGAAGGAGGTGGACGAGCAGATGCTGAACATTCAGAACAAGAACAGCAGCTACTTCGTCGAGTGGATCCCGAACAACGTCAAGACCGCCGTCTGTGATATTCCGCCGCGAGGACTGAAGATGTCGGCCACCTTCATCGGCAACTCGACCGCCATCCAGGAGCTGTTCAAGCGCATCTCGGAACAGTTCACCGCTATGTTCCGCCGTAAGGCTTTCTTGCATTGGTACACGGGTGAGGGCATGGACGAGATGGAGTTCACCGAGGCGGAGAGCAACATGAACGATCTGGTGTCGGAGTACCAGCAGTACCAGGAGGCGACCGCTGACGAAGACGCCGAGTTCGACGAAGAGCAGGAGGCTGAAGTTGATGAGAACTAA